A genomic window from Thermococcus nautili includes:
- a CDS encoding ParA family protein — protein sequence MAVVISVANQKGGVGKTTLTMNLGYALADMGKRVLLVDVDPQFNLTFGLIGMRVLDYAERHVGTLMTRESEIDESLISVRENLDLIPSHLNLSAKEIEIINAYNRERRLEKALLPVLPDYDYVLIDNPPSMGIFLVNSLTASDYVLIPLELSYFGVIGMQLMFNLMRMIREETNENLKLLGLVPNKFTKQTKVPKLRLKELKETYPDAPILTTIPKAIALEKAQSEGKSIFEFDGKSRAAKAFLKLAKEVVEIAEG from the coding sequence ATGGCAGTGGTAATCAGCGTTGCCAATCAGAAGGGGGGAGTCGGGAAGACAACCCTGACGATGAACCTCGGCTACGCACTGGCCGATATGGGAAAACGCGTCCTGCTCGTTGATGTTGACCCGCAGTTCAACCTGACCTTTGGTTTAATCGGAATGAGGGTTCTCGACTACGCCGAAAGGCACGTCGGAACGCTGATGACGAGGGAGAGCGAAATTGATGAGAGCCTGATAAGCGTCCGGGAGAACCTCGACCTCATTCCGAGCCACCTAAACCTCTCGGCCAAGGAAATCGAGATAATCAACGCCTACAACCGCGAGAGGAGGCTTGAGAAGGCCCTACTACCGGTTCTGCCGGACTACGACTACGTTCTAATAGACAACCCGCCGAGCATGGGAATCTTCCTCGTCAACTCGCTCACCGCTTCCGACTACGTGCTCATCCCGCTCGAGCTCAGCTACTTCGGTGTCATAGGAATGCAGCTCATGTTCAACCTCATGAGGATGATTCGCGAGGAGACCAACGAGAATCTCAAACTGCTCGGACTGGTTCCCAACAAGTTCACCAAGCAGACCAAGGTTCCGAAGCTCCGCCTCAAGGAGCTCAAGGAGACCTACCCGGACGCACCGATACTCACGACGATTCCAAAGGCAATAGCCCTTGAGAAGGCCCAGAGTGAAGGTAAGAGCATATTCGAGTTCGACGGCAAGAGTCGCGCCGCGAAGGCCTTCCTAAAGCTCGCGAAAGAGGTGGTTGAGATTGCCGAGGGATAA
- a CDS encoding adenylyltransferase/cytidyltransferase family protein: protein MGESKGRRIRVLAGGVFDILHVGHIHFLKQAKELGDELIVIVAHDETVRRNKRRNPINPAEDRAELLRAIKYVDEVYIGSPGGIDFELVKRIDPDVIAIGPDQNFNCEKLKEELRKHGINAEVIRVPYLYKSDRAKTSKIIRRIVEEFCE, encoded by the coding sequence ATGGGGGAATCTAAAGGCCGGAGAATCCGCGTTTTAGCCGGTGGAGTCTTTGATATCCTCCACGTCGGTCATATACACTTTTTGAAGCAGGCGAAAGAGCTGGGCGATGAGCTTATAGTCATAGTAGCCCACGACGAGACCGTCAGGAGAAACAAGCGGAGGAACCCGATAAACCCGGCCGAGGACAGGGCTGAACTGCTGAGGGCGATAAAATACGTGGACGAGGTTTACATCGGCTCGCCCGGCGGGATAGACTTCGAGCTCGTGAAGCGCATAGACCCGGACGTTATAGCAATCGGCCCGGACCAGAACTTCAACTGCGAGAAGCTCAAGGAGGAGCTGAGGAAGCACGGCATAAACGCTGAGGTAATACGAGTTCCCTACCTCTACAAGAGCGACCGGGCGAAGACGAGCAAGATAATAAGGAGAATAGTCGAGGAGTTCTGCGAATGA
- a CDS encoding RNA-binding protein, protein MELKVKHPLSKKEVKAIIREMAEIFGEEIAEKMLSKKDRVEVAEFDKTTEILLVNGKPFFIRRKGLIFPLVIALYELSNEEDLRKWPRRVVVDEGAVPYIINGADVMAAGIVDADENIREGDFVFVVEEQYGRPLAIGIALMSGKAMKEKPKGKAVKNIHHAKDKIWNVTVG, encoded by the coding sequence GTGGAGCTGAAGGTCAAGCATCCCCTCAGCAAGAAGGAGGTAAAGGCCATAATCCGCGAGATGGCCGAGATTTTCGGCGAGGAGATAGCCGAGAAGATGCTGAGCAAGAAGGACCGCGTTGAGGTCGCCGAGTTCGACAAGACCACCGAAATCCTCCTCGTCAACGGAAAGCCCTTCTTCATACGGAGAAAGGGCCTGATTTTCCCGCTTGTCATAGCGCTCTACGAGCTGTCCAACGAGGAGGACTTGAGGAAGTGGCCGAGGCGCGTTGTCGTTGACGAAGGGGCGGTTCCATACATCATCAACGGCGCCGATGTCATGGCCGCGGGCATAGTTGACGCCGATGAGAACATCCGGGAAGGCGACTTCGTCTTCGTGGTTGAAGAGCAGTACGGAAGGCCACTCGCGATAGGCATAGCCCTCATGAGCGGTAAGGCGATGAAGGAGAAGCCCAAGGGGAAGGCAGTGAAGAACATCCACCACGCCAAGGATAAAATCTGGAACGTCACGGTGGGATGA
- the pyrF gene encoding orotidine-5'-phosphate decarboxylase, whose translation MAESRLILALDVYERERALEIARETADYLWAIKVNWPLIIGSGLDIIPELKEETGLPVIADLKLADIPNTNRLIAGKVFEAGADYIIAHGFVGSDSVEAVMELGKTIIVVEMSHPGAREFIQPVTDRLIELANRLEPFGVIAPATRPERVAYIRSKLKPGIKILTPGVGAQGGKAGEVLKAGADYIIVGRSIYASDNPRESARQIYEEVRAWS comes from the coding sequence ATGGCCGAGAGCAGGCTTATCCTTGCCCTTGACGTCTACGAGCGCGAGAGGGCCCTTGAGATAGCCCGCGAAACGGCGGACTACCTCTGGGCGATTAAGGTGAACTGGCCCCTCATCATCGGTTCCGGGCTGGACATAATCCCCGAACTCAAGGAGGAGACCGGTCTTCCGGTCATAGCCGACCTCAAGCTCGCGGACATTCCCAACACCAACCGGCTGATAGCGGGGAAGGTTTTCGAAGCGGGGGCGGATTACATCATAGCGCACGGCTTCGTCGGGAGCGACAGCGTTGAGGCGGTTATGGAGCTCGGGAAGACGATAATCGTCGTCGAGATGAGCCATCCGGGGGCGAGGGAGTTCATACAGCCCGTGACGGATAGGTTAATAGAGCTCGCCAACCGGCTCGAGCCCTTTGGGGTCATAGCTCCGGCCACGAGGCCAGAGAGGGTAGCCTACATCCGTTCAAAGCTCAAGCCGGGAATCAAAATCCTAACCCCCGGAGTCGGGGCGCAGGGTGGAAAGGCGGGCGAGGTTTTAAAGGCCGGTGCCGACTACATCATCGTGGGCCGTTCGATTTACGCGAGCGATAACCCGAGGGAGAGCGCGAGACAGATTTACGAGGAGGTGAGAGCGTGGAGCTGA
- a CDS encoding DUF4443 domain-containing protein produces the protein MSWKRGAYPEFTIEDAVAVLFLMKNPVGRKTISELLGIGEGSVRTLLRKLSRMELIESSQRGHALSEKGRELVERLSWAFSEVHAVGRVEGFPAYALIVRKPPEFKSIELRDEAIRFFAKGAMILVVKNGEVVFPEDGRPLRETMPELAEKLSVLGPDDGDMVVVTWAENPADAMKSAYHVAVFLKDVPDEIKSLVR, from the coding sequence ATGAGCTGGAAGAGGGGAGCGTATCCTGAGTTCACGATTGAAGACGCGGTTGCGGTTCTGTTCCTGATGAAGAATCCCGTCGGAAGAAAGACGATTTCAGAGCTCCTTGGCATCGGAGAGGGGAGCGTTAGAACGCTTTTGAGAAAGCTCTCAAGGATGGAGCTCATAGAGTCCTCCCAGAGGGGCCACGCCCTCAGTGAGAAAGGCAGAGAGCTCGTTGAGAGGCTTTCCTGGGCCTTTTCGGAGGTTCACGCGGTTGGAAGGGTTGAGGGCTTTCCGGCCTACGCCCTAATCGTCAGGAAACCTCCTGAGTTCAAGAGCATCGAGCTTCGCGATGAGGCAATAAGGTTCTTCGCCAAGGGTGCGATGATTCTCGTCGTTAAAAACGGGGAGGTAGTTTTTCCGGAGGACGGCAGGCCCCTGCGGGAGACCATGCCTGAGCTGGCGGAGAAGCTCTCCGTTCTTGGGCCTGATGATGGAGACATGGTCGTCGTTACCTGGGCCGAGAACCCGGCCGACGCCATGAAGAGCGCCTATCACGTGGCGGTTTTCCTCAAGGACGTTCCCGATGAGATAAAGTCCCTCGTGAGGTGA
- a CDS encoding inositol-3-phosphate synthase: MVRVVILGQGYVASIFASGLEKVKAGKLEPYGVPLADELPIKIKDIEIVGSYDVDKAKVGKDLHEVVKAYDPEAPESLKGITVRKGIHLGSLRNLPLEATGLDDEMTLSEAVEHLVNEWKELKAEVFVNVCTTEAFVPFEKKEELEKAIAEDRKDRLTATQVYAYAAAKYAKEVGGAAFVNAIPTLIANDPAFVELAKESNLVIFGDDGATGATPLTADVLAHLAQRNRYVLDIAQFNIGGNQDFLALTDKERNKSKEFTKSSIVKDLLGYDAPHYIKPTGFLEPLGDKKFIAMHIEYVSFNGAHDELVITGRINDSPALAGLLVDLVRLGKIAVEKKAFGTVYEVNAFYMKNPGPKEMHNIPRIIAHEKMRMWAGLQPKWL; encoded by the coding sequence ATGGTCAGGGTTGTTATACTCGGCCAGGGTTACGTTGCAAGCATATTCGCGAGCGGTCTTGAGAAGGTAAAGGCCGGAAAGCTCGAGCCCTACGGCGTCCCGCTGGCGGACGAGCTCCCGATTAAGATTAAGGATATCGAAATCGTCGGTTCCTACGACGTTGACAAGGCCAAGGTCGGCAAGGACCTCCACGAGGTCGTCAAGGCCTACGACCCGGAGGCCCCGGAGAGCCTCAAGGGCATCACCGTCAGAAAGGGAATACACCTCGGAAGCCTCAGGAACCTCCCGCTCGAGGCTACCGGTCTCGACGACGAGATGACCCTCAGCGAGGCTGTCGAGCACCTCGTCAACGAGTGGAAGGAGCTCAAGGCAGAGGTTTTCGTCAACGTCTGCACCACCGAGGCCTTCGTTCCCTTCGAGAAGAAGGAGGAGCTTGAGAAGGCCATCGCCGAGGACAGGAAGGACAGGCTCACAGCTACCCAGGTCTACGCCTACGCGGCCGCCAAGTACGCCAAGGAGGTCGGCGGTGCGGCCTTCGTCAACGCGATTCCAACGCTTATAGCCAACGACCCGGCCTTCGTCGAGCTCGCGAAGGAGAGCAACCTCGTTATCTTCGGCGACGACGGAGCCACCGGCGCCACCCCGCTGACGGCTGACGTCCTCGCGCACCTCGCCCAGAGGAACCGCTACGTCCTCGATATAGCTCAGTTCAACATCGGCGGAAACCAGGACTTCCTGGCTCTCACCGACAAGGAGCGCAACAAGAGCAAGGAGTTCACCAAGAGCTCCATCGTCAAAGACCTCCTCGGCTACGACGCCCCGCACTACATCAAGCCGACCGGCTTCCTCGAACCCCTCGGCGACAAGAAGTTCATCGCCATGCACATCGAGTACGTCAGCTTCAACGGCGCCCACGACGAGCTCGTCATAACTGGAAGGATAAACGACAGCCCGGCTCTGGCAGGTCTGCTCGTCGACCTCGTCAGGCTTGGAAAGATTGCCGTCGAGAAGAAGGCCTTCGGAACGGTTTACGAGGTCAACGCCTTCTACATGAAGAACCCGGGACCGAAGGAGATGCACAACATCCCGCGCATCATTGCCCACGAGAAGATGCGCATGTGGGCCGGACTCCAGCCCAAGTGGCTCTGA
- a CDS encoding RNA-guided endonuclease InsQ/TnpB family protein translates to MKRTVTLKLQPSKEQAKTLHQLADTEAKVWNQVNYLRRQQFFKEQIVDFNKTEKTVYDEFKREIGSATVQQICRKNAEAWRSFFSLLRKKRNGELPNWLKPKPPNYLKENGRRKPLIVLRNDQYRIEGNKLILKGLGKFKRLEIQFKGRIHLKGKQGRLEIIYDPVKRRWYAHVSLAVEEKLESGEWIKLPRTPRGNLSAGIDLGVNNLMAVYVENGESFLVNGRPLKSIDFYWRKKIAEYQSKLNKSGAKTSRKLKRMHEKAKLQAKHYINTAVRQTVKKLYESGVKRIVVGYPKGIARNSDKGKRQNFILSHVWRFNYVIKRLTEVAEEYGISVEVVNEAFTSKLCPVCGKPHEGARFVRGLFKCPVTGLIFNADLVGAFNILRKVVTTITPNLSGLYAQRRGNWPKTRPEGSKTHFLVGLNETPQTSPSLVRD, encoded by the coding sequence ATGAAGAGAACTGTAACGCTTAAACTCCAGCCCTCAAAAGAGCAGGCGAAAACCCTCCACCAGTTAGCGGACACTGAAGCTAAAGTCTGGAACCAAGTAAACTATCTTAGACGACAACAATTCTTCAAAGAGCAAATCGTGGACTTTAACAAGACTGAGAAAACCGTTTATGATGAGTTTAAGCGGGAAATCGGCTCTGCAACCGTTCAACAAATATGCCGCAAAAACGCCGAGGCTTGGAGAAGCTTCTTCTCACTCCTCCGGAAGAAGCGGAACGGAGAACTTCCCAACTGGCTTAAGCCCAAACCACCAAACTACCTCAAAGAAAACGGGAGGAGGAAACCATTAATCGTTCTCAGAAACGACCAATACAGGATTGAAGGGAATAAGCTCATTCTAAAGGGTCTTGGAAAGTTCAAACGTCTCGAAATCCAGTTCAAGGGTAGAATACACCTGAAGGGGAAGCAGGGTCGCTTAGAAATCATCTACGACCCCGTAAAGCGGAGATGGTATGCTCACGTAAGCCTCGCAGTCGAGGAAAAACTTGAGAGTGGGGAGTGGATTAAACTCCCAAGAACTCCAAGAGGAAACCTCTCTGCAGGAATTGACTTGGGAGTGAACAATCTCATGGCCGTTTATGTGGAAAACGGGGAAAGCTTCCTCGTGAATGGAAGGCCTTTGAAGAGCATTGACTTCTACTGGCGGAAGAAGATTGCTGAGTATCAGTCGAAACTCAACAAGAGTGGAGCCAAAACGAGTAGAAAACTCAAGAGAATGCACGAAAAGGCCAAACTTCAAGCAAAGCACTACATTAACACGGCGGTAAGACAAACGGTTAAGAAGCTCTACGAGTCGGGAGTTAAGAGAATTGTCGTCGGCTATCCAAAGGGAATAGCTCGGAATTCTGATAAGGGCAAAAGGCAGAATTTTATCCTTTCTCATGTTTGGCGGTTTAATTACGTCATTAAACGCTTGACAGAAGTTGCTGAAGAGTATGGTATCTCTGTTGAAGTTGTGAATGAGGCTTTCACTTCTAAGCTTTGCCCCGTTTGCGGGAAGCCCCACGAGGGGGCTCGCTTTGTTAGAGGATTGTTTAAGTGTCCCGTGACGGGGCTTATCTTTAACGCGGATTTAGTTGGAGCTTTCAACATTTTGAGGAAGGTTGTGACGACCATAACCCCGAATCTGAGCGGTTTGTACGCTCAGAGGAGGGGTAACTGGCCGAAGACCCGGCCAGAGGGGTCGAAGACCCACTTTTTAGTGGGTTTGAATGAAACCCCTCAAACCTCCCCGTCATTAGTGAGGGATTAA
- a CDS encoding bifunctional L-myo-inositol-1-phosphate cytidylyltransferase/CDP-L-myo-inositol myo-inositolphosphotransferase, which produces MTPKTAVILAAGLGTRMGGRPKGLVRVAGREILYRTMHLLQRNGVERFLIVTNERYAPLYREFVERNGFNAELVINPEPEKGNGHSLHLAKGHLSERFVLVMSDHVYSEAFVAEAIKGNGLIADRRPGWIDVDEATKVKVKDGRVERIGKGLKEWDAVDTGFLVLDEGIFKVTEELENERNGDYSLSEVVERAGLPVTFVDGFGWTDVDTPEELKRARKMLIFTAVKGTGDGFISRHLNRKISTRISYLLVEKVTPNQMTVVTFALGVLSAFLTLVSLPLAGILYQLSSILDGVDGELARAQLRTSRLGGYVDSILDRYVDGSFLALLAYSALKEPLWYLVALLALLGSVMVSYSTERFKGAFCRDAYREVPALRKLPGKRDERVFLTMLFLLVPSGLAVRALFALLAVLTNLRVGATVYFILLNASSFRAGMQ; this is translated from the coding sequence ATGACTCCAAAAACGGCAGTGATTCTCGCGGCAGGCCTTGGGACGAGGATGGGCGGAAGGCCAAAGGGCCTCGTTAGGGTTGCCGGAAGGGAGATTCTGTACCGAACGATGCACCTCCTCCAGAGGAACGGCGTTGAGCGCTTCCTAATCGTCACCAACGAGCGGTACGCGCCCCTTTACCGCGAGTTCGTTGAGAGGAACGGCTTCAACGCCGAGCTCGTGATAAACCCCGAGCCCGAGAAGGGCAACGGTCACTCACTCCACCTCGCCAAGGGCCACCTCTCCGAGCGGTTCGTCCTCGTCATGAGCGACCACGTCTACAGCGAGGCCTTCGTTGCGGAGGCCATAAAGGGAAACGGTCTCATAGCGGACCGAAGGCCGGGGTGGATTGACGTTGACGAGGCGACGAAGGTTAAGGTGAAGGACGGCAGGGTCGAGCGAATCGGGAAGGGCCTTAAAGAATGGGATGCCGTGGATACGGGCTTCCTCGTCCTCGATGAAGGGATTTTCAAAGTAACGGAGGAGCTTGAAAACGAGAGGAACGGCGACTACTCCCTCAGCGAGGTTGTCGAGCGCGCTGGGCTTCCGGTTACCTTCGTTGACGGCTTCGGCTGGACCGACGTGGACACGCCGGAGGAGCTCAAGAGGGCCCGAAAGATGCTCATCTTCACGGCCGTCAAGGGGACCGGCGACGGGTTCATCAGCCGACACCTCAACAGGAAAATCTCGACGAGAATCAGCTATCTCCTCGTTGAGAAGGTCACTCCAAACCAGATGACGGTCGTCACCTTCGCCCTCGGCGTGCTCTCGGCCTTCCTAACGCTCGTCAGCCTGCCTTTAGCTGGAATCCTCTACCAGCTGAGCTCAATCCTCGACGGCGTTGACGGCGAGCTCGCAAGGGCCCAGCTGAGGACGAGCAGGCTCGGTGGCTACGTGGATTCAATCCTCGACCGCTACGTTGACGGCTCTTTCCTCGCGCTCCTTGCTTACTCAGCTTTGAAAGAGCCCCTCTGGTATCTGGTCGCGCTCTTAGCTCTGCTCGGTTCGGTCATGGTGAGCTACTCGACCGAGCGCTTTAAGGGGGCCTTCTGCAGGGACGCATATCGGGAAGTTCCCGCCCTCAGAAAGCTCCCCGGGAAGAGAGACGAGAGGGTCTTCCTGACGATGCTGTTCCTGCTCGTTCCTTCGGGCCTCGCAGTTAGGGCGCTCTTCGCGCTCCTCGCAGTCCTGACGAACCTCCGCGTCGGGGCGACGGTTTACTTTATTCTTTTGAATGCCTCGTCCTTTAGGGCGGGGATGCAGTAA
- a CDS encoding diphthine--ammonia ligase: MRVAVLYSGGKDSNYALYWALEQGFEVKYLVSMVSEREDSYMYHVPNIHLTELQARAIGIPLVKGFTSGEKEKEVEDMKAVLEGLKIDGVVAGALASEYQKQRVDRVARELGLESFAPAWHRDPVDYMRELIGIFDIVMVGVSAYGLDERWLGRRIDEKALEALVKLHERYKIHVAGEGGEFETFVRDAPFFKARIVFDEVEKKWNECNYSGVLEVKRAHLERKDNL, from the coding sequence ATGCGCGTGGCGGTCCTTTACTCGGGGGGCAAGGACTCGAACTACGCTCTCTACTGGGCGCTGGAGCAGGGGTTTGAAGTCAAGTACCTCGTCTCGATGGTGAGCGAGAGGGAAGACAGCTACATGTACCACGTGCCGAACATTCACCTCACGGAACTGCAGGCGAGAGCCATTGGGATTCCGCTCGTCAAGGGGTTCACCAGCGGGGAGAAAGAGAAAGAGGTAGAGGACATGAAGGCCGTCCTTGAGGGCCTGAAGATTGACGGCGTCGTTGCCGGGGCTTTGGCCAGCGAGTACCAGAAGCAGAGGGTTGACAGGGTCGCAAGGGAGCTCGGCCTTGAGAGCTTCGCGCCGGCCTGGCACAGGGACCCCGTTGACTACATGCGCGAGCTGATTGGAATCTTCGACATCGTAATGGTCGGAGTTTCGGCCTACGGGTTGGACGAGCGCTGGCTCGGGCGGAGGATTGACGAGAAAGCTTTGGAGGCGCTTGTGAAGCTCCACGAGAGGTACAAAATCCATGTGGCCGGAGAGGGCGGTGAGTTCGAAACCTTCGTCCGCGACGCGCCGTTCTTCAAGGCTCGCATAGTGTTTGATGAAGTCGAGAAGAAGTGGAACGAGTGCAACTATTCGGGAGTGCTTGAGGTTAAAAGGGCGCACCTTGAGAGAAAGGACAACCTTTAA
- a CDS encoding antitoxin family protein, whose protein sequence is MEVIEAVYDHGVLKPLKKVDLKEGEKVRIVLKRSLYEVISELEKEFEDVDEDLREVLVRERK, encoded by the coding sequence ATGGAGGTTATTGAAGCCGTCTACGACCACGGGGTTCTGAAACCCCTGAAGAAGGTGGACCTAAAGGAAGGCGAGAAAGTTCGCATAGTCCTCAAGAGGTCCCTCTACGAAGTTATCTCGGAACTTGAGAAGGAGTTCGAGGACGTAGATGAAGACCTCAGGGAAGTTCTCGTGAGGGAGAGAAAGTGA
- a CDS encoding type II toxin-antitoxin system VapC family toxin: MIVLDASLIIDSLLPKLRDRHKLAKELLKAVSEGNIVVTMPRIAKIEMLSVFSRKIGMRAVQVVETLGEGVEFVGEEEFYQVAEAIAPKIQGRAVDTYYIALAFKNSAILLSCDRRQVENARVAGVEAYYVPEEFDKAMKRINELRASP, from the coding sequence GTGATAGTTCTTGATGCATCTCTGATTATCGACTCCCTTCTTCCAAAACTTAGGGATAGGCATAAACTCGCTAAAGAGTTGCTTAAGGCAGTCTCAGAGGGCAACATTGTGGTTACAATGCCGAGAATAGCGAAGATTGAGATGCTGAGCGTGTTTAGCAGGAAAATAGGAATGAGGGCAGTTCAGGTTGTTGAGACCTTAGGAGAGGGCGTTGAGTTTGTTGGAGAAGAGGAGTTTTACCAAGTTGCGGAGGCTATTGCGCCCAAAATTCAGGGAAGGGCCGTGGATACATACTACATAGCACTCGCTTTCAAGAACTCAGCTATTCTGCTCTCCTGTGACAGACGACAGGTAGAAAACGCCAGAGTTGCGGGCGTTGAGGCATACTATGTCCCCGAAGAATTTGACAAGGCAATGAAAAGAATAAATGAACTCAGGGCTTCACCCTGA